Proteins co-encoded in one Raphanus sativus cultivar WK10039 unplaced genomic scaffold, ASM80110v3 Scaffold2108, whole genome shotgun sequence genomic window:
- the LOC130505223 gene encoding AIG2-like protein A has product MSGSGAQLHNVFVYGSFQEPEVVKVMLDRTPETIFATLPGFKRFRLKGRLYPCVIPSEDGEVHGKLLMGLTDEELENLDAVEGNEYERVTVGVVREDNFEKMTVETYIWINKDDPDIGGEWDFEEWKRLHMKEFIETFKKIMEWKRNPQGKGRDVFNNALRDAPSV; this is encoded by the exons atgaGTGGCTCCGGTGCGCAGCTTCACAATGTTTTCGTCTATGGTAGCTTTCAGGAGCCTGAGGTCGTCAAGGTCATGCTTGATCGTACTCCTGAAACCATCTTTGCAACACTCCCTGGCTT taAGAGGTTTAGGCTTAAAGGACGTTTGTATCCATGTGTTATACCGTCTGAAGATGGAGAAGTTCATGGAAAG TTATTAATGGGATTAACGGATGAAGAACTTGAGAATTTAGATGCTGTCGAGGGTAATGAATATGAGAGGGTGACAGTTGGTGTTGTACGAGAG GACAATTTTGAGAAGATGACTGTGGAAACATATATATGGATCAATAAAGATGATCCTGATATCGGAGGAGAATGGGATTTTGAG GAATGGAAACGACTACACATGAAGGAATTCATAGAGACGTTCAAAAAAATCATGGAATGGAAGAGGAATCCTCAAGGAAAGGGAAGGGACGTCTTCAACAATGCCCTACGCGATGCTCCTTCGGTTTGA